A genomic window from Luteolibacter sp. LG18 includes:
- a CDS encoding MFS transporter, with the protein MVIVFLAAVLNYVDRQTLSALAPTIQHDLAMDDRAYADLVNLFLVAYTIAYLISGKLVDKLGTRRGGAIFVIWWSLANIATTFVHGVRSMGACRFMLGLGEAGVWPAASKAVSEWFPAKERATAIGLYTMGATVGATIAPSIVIPLAKWTLPGLGEGWRTAFLITGIAGFAWLVPWLFLYRKPRESQFISAEELAHIEQDGEPAEAAGEAWSWKQVLTFRPVWLLLFGRLLTDPIWYFFQFWFAKYLHSERGVSQDGLTMTWMIYAAAGAGSLVGGWLSGVLIKRSGSAPAARMRVMFGCACLMVPAAFLITRATSTPEVMGLAVCVVFLSLAWLTNITAIVVDVVPKHSVATVFSVVAAGSTLGGIVMNLIVATLVAGPSKKAAGFMDEALAAVFGPLLKAIEGRGYNPWFLVMAVLPLVAFLILRAGGLLRRRNSDTSLSC; encoded by the coding sequence GTGGTGATTGTGTTCCTGGCCGCGGTCTTGAACTACGTGGACCGCCAGACGCTCTCCGCGCTGGCTCCCACCATCCAGCATGACCTCGCGATGGATGACCGCGCGTACGCGGACCTGGTGAACCTCTTCCTCGTCGCCTACACCATTGCCTACCTGATCTCTGGGAAGCTGGTAGACAAGCTGGGCACCCGCCGCGGCGGGGCGATCTTCGTGATCTGGTGGTCGCTGGCGAACATCGCCACCACCTTCGTGCATGGCGTTCGCTCGATGGGGGCGTGCCGTTTCATGCTGGGGCTCGGCGAGGCCGGGGTTTGGCCCGCGGCTTCGAAGGCGGTGTCGGAATGGTTCCCGGCGAAGGAGCGCGCCACCGCGATCGGCCTCTACACGATGGGAGCCACCGTGGGGGCGACGATCGCGCCTTCGATCGTGATCCCGTTGGCGAAGTGGACGTTGCCGGGGCTCGGAGAAGGCTGGCGGACGGCCTTTCTGATCACGGGCATCGCGGGATTCGCGTGGTTGGTGCCGTGGTTGTTCCTCTACCGGAAGCCGCGGGAAAGCCAGTTCATCAGCGCGGAGGAACTTGCCCATATCGAGCAGGATGGCGAGCCAGCGGAAGCCGCTGGCGAAGCGTGGAGTTGGAAACAGGTGCTGACGTTCCGCCCGGTGTGGCTGCTTCTGTTTGGTCGCCTGCTGACCGATCCGATCTGGTACTTCTTCCAGTTCTGGTTCGCCAAATATCTGCACAGCGAGCGTGGCGTGAGTCAGGATGGCCTGACCATGACGTGGATGATCTATGCCGCCGCAGGAGCGGGATCGCTGGTGGGCGGATGGCTTTCCGGTGTTCTGATCAAGCGCTCCGGCAGCGCGCCCGCCGCCCGTATGCGGGTGATGTTCGGCTGCGCCTGTCTGATGGTGCCGGCGGCCTTCCTGATCACCCGTGCCACGAGCACGCCGGAGGTGATGGGTCTCGCTGTGTGCGTTGTATTCCTTTCCCTGGCCTGGCTCACGAATATCACGGCAATCGTGGTGGATGTGGTGCCAAAGCACTCCGTGGCCACCGTCTTCAGCGTGGTCGCCGCGGGCAGCACGCTCGGCGGGATCGTGATGAACCTCATCGTCGCCACCTTGGTGGCGGGTCCGTCCAAGAAGGCGGCTGGATTCATGGACGAGGCTTTGGCCGCCGTCTTTGGACCGTTGCTGAAAGCCATCGAAGGCCGCGGCTACAACCCCTGGTTCCTGGTGATGGCGGTGCTGCCGCTGGTGGCCTTTCTGATCCTCCGCGCCGGTGGCCTGCTCCGCCGACGCAATTCCGACACTTCCCTCTCATGTTGA
- a CDS encoding FAD-dependent oxidoreductase: MLKEPPSGQRQLHTSEIQADLVVIGGGLAGTCCAIAAAREGLKTVLIQDRPMLGGNASSEVRLWILGATSHLGNNNRWSREGGVTNEILEENLYRNRQGNPYILDTILLEKVLEEPNLTLLLDTAVDEVEMVGDEISSVRAFCPQNSTVYRVAAPLFCDASGDGVVAFLAGAAFRMGAEAREEFDEGFAPDDAFGQLLGHSMYFYTKDVGTPVKYTAPSWALKDITEIPRYRQFNTNMQGCNFWWLEYGGRLDTIHQSQEIKMELWKVIYGVWDHIKNSGNFPEAETLTLEWVGQIPGKRESRRFEGNYIISQKDVVERREFPDVVAHGGWAMDLHPGDGVYSKLPGCTQWHSKGVYGIPYRCYYSRNIKNLFLGGRLISASHVAFGSTRVMATCGAGGQAVGIAAALCHEKSCRPADLGEAAAMRELQRRLERRGQFLPGITSEDAADLARNAKASASSTYRLSELKTNKAWVRLDHSWAMLIPLSKGPVPAFSFEVSAEHAGALRVELWKAERAGEFTPEVLVDALEVPFPEGRADVAVRFQAALPEAGYHFVKVCEDPAVRLRVSDQRVTGVVSVSNAYNKAVATSAVQEPPAGIGIDRFEFWLPKRRPEGRNLAMTVEPAVEVFGADNVLSGPARPTVLPNAWVADPADTAPELWLDWEAPVEIGRVVIEFDPDWDHPMESVLMTHPEEVVPFMVRAFELVDGDGNVLHTCAGHHSARFEWNPAASVKTARLGLRIKETAGAPAAVFRFRCFA; encoded by the coding sequence ATGTTGAAAGAACCACCGTCTGGCCAACGCCAGCTCCACACTTCTGAAATCCAGGCCGATCTCGTGGTGATCGGAGGCGGTCTGGCCGGCACATGCTGCGCGATCGCCGCCGCTCGCGAAGGTCTCAAGACCGTGTTGATCCAGGACCGCCCGATGCTCGGCGGAAACGCGTCCAGTGAGGTCCGCCTGTGGATCCTCGGAGCTACCTCCCACCTCGGGAACAACAACCGCTGGTCTCGTGAGGGCGGCGTGACGAACGAGATCCTGGAGGAGAACCTCTACCGCAACCGCCAAGGCAATCCTTACATCCTCGACACTATCCTGCTGGAGAAGGTGCTGGAGGAACCGAATCTGACGCTGCTGTTGGACACCGCGGTGGATGAAGTGGAGATGGTGGGAGATGAAATTTCCTCCGTACGCGCTTTTTGCCCGCAGAACTCGACGGTTTACCGCGTGGCGGCCCCGTTGTTCTGCGATGCCTCGGGCGATGGTGTGGTGGCGTTCCTCGCCGGTGCTGCCTTTCGCATGGGAGCGGAAGCCCGCGAGGAGTTCGACGAGGGGTTCGCGCCGGACGATGCCTTCGGCCAGCTCCTCGGACACTCGATGTATTTCTACACCAAGGACGTGGGAACGCCGGTGAAATACACCGCTCCCTCGTGGGCGCTGAAGGACATCACCGAGATCCCGCGCTACCGCCAGTTCAACACCAACATGCAGGGCTGCAATTTCTGGTGGCTCGAGTATGGAGGTCGCCTCGACACCATCCACCAGTCCCAGGAGATCAAGATGGAGCTCTGGAAGGTGATCTACGGCGTGTGGGACCACATCAAGAACTCGGGCAATTTCCCCGAGGCTGAAACGCTCACGCTGGAATGGGTCGGCCAGATCCCGGGCAAGCGGGAGAGCCGCCGCTTCGAGGGCAATTACATCATCAGCCAAAAGGACGTGGTCGAGCGCCGCGAGTTCCCGGACGTGGTCGCCCACGGTGGCTGGGCGATGGACCTGCATCCGGGTGATGGTGTGTATTCCAAGCTGCCGGGTTGCACCCAGTGGCATTCGAAGGGGGTTTATGGCATTCCCTACCGCTGCTACTATAGCCGTAATATTAAAAATCTCTTCCTCGGCGGCCGTCTCATCAGCGCCAGCCACGTGGCATTCGGCTCCACCCGCGTGATGGCCACCTGCGGCGCGGGCGGCCAGGCGGTGGGCATCGCCGCGGCACTGTGCCATGAAAAGAGCTGCCGCCCCGCGGATCTCGGCGAGGCTGCGGCGATGCGCGAATTGCAAAGGCGTTTGGAGCGCCGCGGTCAGTTCCTTCCGGGCATCACCTCCGAGGATGCGGCGGATCTTGCCAGGAACGCGAAGGCGAGCGCGAGCTCGACCTACCGCCTCAGCGAGTTGAAGACGAACAAGGCCTGGGTGCGTCTGGACCATTCCTGGGCGATGTTGATCCCGCTCTCGAAGGGACCGGTTCCCGCTTTCTCCTTCGAGGTTTCGGCGGAGCACGCCGGGGCCTTGAGAGTGGAGCTTTGGAAAGCGGAGCGCGCGGGCGAGTTCACGCCGGAGGTGCTGGTCGATGCCCTTGAGGTTCCGTTCCCGGAAGGCCGGGCGGACGTGGCGGTGCGTTTCCAAGCGGCGTTGCCGGAGGCCGGTTACCATTTCGTGAAAGTCTGCGAGGATCCGGCGGTTCGCCTGCGCGTGAGCGACCAGCGCGTGACCGGTGTGGTCTCGGTTTCGAACGCCTACAACAAGGCTGTGGCCACGTCGGCGGTGCAGGAGCCGCCCGCGGGGATCGGTATCGATCGTTTCGAGTTCTGGCTGCCGAAGCGCCGTCCGGAAGGGCGGAACCTGGCAATGACCGTCGAGCCGGCGGTGGAGGTATTCGGAGCGGACAACGTGCTCTCCGGTCCCGCCCGGCCGACTGTGTTGCCTAACGCATGGGTGGCCGACCCGGCCGACACCGCGCCGGAGCTGTGGTTGGATTGGGAGGCCCCGGTGGAAATCGGTCGCGTGGTGATCGAATTCGATCCGGACTGGGATCACCCGATGGAGTCCGTGCTGATGACGCATCCGGAGGAAGTGGTGCCGTTCATGGTGCGTGCCTTTGAGTTGGTCGATGGCGATGGCAACGTGCTCCACACATGCGCTGGCCACCACTCGGCACGCTTCGAGTGGAATCCGGCGGCGAGCGTGAAGACGGCTCGCCTGGGTCTTCGTATCAAAGAAACCGCGGGTGCGCCTGCAGCCGTGTTTCGTTTCCGCTGCTTCGCTTGA
- a CDS encoding discoidin domain-containing protein, translating to MNDQSLYRFALPVGIRSRAVAIALIAASSALLPASAVNLALDATVKASSEMKDGAAAKAIDGVESDASRWLAAPTDKVPWIEITLKQRSDLTAVDVYSGWKEESVLADFNVEVQSSGQWKSPEGGKVRQNSDPVRRVPISATGVEKVRVSLPSGGPGRIREIALYRSRDEAIRSGVKSTMASARIDRKSNLIALNQVGFQTAWPKRFTAPLTPDGTPFSVRSAKGGEPLFQGTITGNIGDFSAFRPAESDQEYVVEIKGGGLRDGVSDPFWVRNNLMKGRFWQPAVDFLIDARSVVGTHASAFGGCPWRDGTYYDAIIPALVLMQLSDPARTAAMPRQIDWEADKRRVLAPEFKYWAGDPGGKGVLEIARKYYQEIEPPRADAPDVVKLIHWGAGFYLVNPATQDPMGDPAGRRVHAQTMEQVAYVVWAWPVLKQWLPESFYNRCKALCFANWGPALEVDPLSDPSKYLPETSLESGNIMGGDLNPYKGRHAPGHSIVPNLLMYEVAKRDNRQDASKYLDAAVAQAAWVIKTIDWNDPRSTKGQRMSEHRTIPNLVWLLKNYPDKAPAGLKEKISAWADVAIRRSDNLWDYRRYDEDRNWALPKLSDIGNLVSFPACALSAAWVIDDPKVKLRLEEIAVAQADAAFGRNPRLAASPHKPEMGFTGIEYGWPRGHQENICARLELCRGSISSGPGTEMYPFNPDGAYRHAEGWVCYGAAWGISLSYMSAYPSGNLPKP from the coding sequence ATGAACGACCAATCCCTCTACCGATTCGCGTTACCCGTGGGAATTCGCTCCCGTGCCGTAGCCATCGCGTTGATTGCGGCTTCCTCCGCATTGCTCCCGGCCAGTGCCGTCAACCTCGCGCTGGACGCCACGGTGAAGGCGAGCAGCGAGATGAAGGACGGTGCCGCCGCCAAGGCCATTGATGGCGTGGAGAGCGACGCCTCGCGCTGGCTGGCTGCTCCCACCGACAAGGTGCCATGGATCGAGATCACGCTGAAGCAGCGCTCGGACCTCACCGCGGTGGATGTCTATTCCGGCTGGAAGGAGGAGTCGGTGCTCGCCGATTTCAACGTGGAGGTTCAGTCCTCCGGCCAATGGAAATCGCCGGAAGGCGGCAAGGTGCGCCAGAACTCCGATCCGGTGCGGCGCGTGCCGATCTCTGCCACCGGTGTGGAAAAAGTGCGCGTCAGTCTTCCATCGGGCGGGCCCGGACGCATCCGCGAGATCGCGCTCTATCGCTCCCGCGACGAGGCGATCCGGAGCGGGGTGAAGTCGACGATGGCCTCGGCGCGGATCGACCGGAAATCCAACCTGATCGCACTGAACCAGGTGGGTTTCCAGACCGCATGGCCGAAGCGCTTCACCGCTCCGCTCACCCCGGATGGAACGCCGTTCTCGGTGCGCTCCGCCAAGGGGGGCGAGCCGTTGTTCCAGGGCACCATCACCGGGAACATCGGCGATTTCTCTGCCTTCCGTCCCGCGGAATCCGATCAGGAATACGTGGTGGAGATCAAGGGCGGCGGGCTCCGTGACGGAGTCAGCGATCCCTTCTGGGTGCGGAACAACCTGATGAAGGGACGCTTTTGGCAACCGGCCGTGGATTTCCTCATCGATGCCCGCAGTGTGGTGGGCACGCATGCCAGCGCCTTCGGCGGCTGCCCGTGGCGTGATGGCACCTATTACGATGCGATCATTCCGGCGCTGGTCCTCATGCAGTTGTCCGATCCGGCTCGGACGGCGGCCATGCCGCGGCAGATCGATTGGGAGGCGGACAAGCGGCGTGTGCTGGCACCGGAATTCAAATACTGGGCCGGTGATCCGGGTGGCAAAGGCGTGCTGGAGATCGCGCGGAAGTATTACCAAGAGATCGAGCCGCCGCGGGCGGACGCTCCGGACGTGGTGAAGCTCATCCACTGGGGCGCGGGCTTCTATCTCGTCAATCCGGCCACCCAGGACCCGATGGGCGATCCGGCGGGCCGCCGCGTGCACGCGCAGACGATGGAGCAGGTGGCCTACGTGGTGTGGGCCTGGCCGGTGCTGAAGCAGTGGCTGCCGGAATCGTTCTACAACCGCTGCAAGGCGCTTTGCTTCGCGAACTGGGGACCGGCCCTCGAGGTCGATCCGCTGTCCGATCCTTCCAAGTATCTGCCGGAAACCAGCCTGGAGAGCGGCAACATCATGGGCGGCGATCTGAATCCGTACAAGGGCCGTCATGCTCCAGGGCATTCGATTGTGCCGAACCTTCTCATGTATGAGGTGGCGAAGCGTGATAACCGGCAGGACGCCTCGAAGTACCTGGATGCCGCCGTGGCCCAGGCCGCGTGGGTCATCAAGACCATCGATTGGAACGATCCACGCAGCACCAAGGGCCAGCGGATGAGCGAACACCGCACCATTCCGAACCTGGTGTGGCTGCTCAAGAACTATCCGGACAAGGCACCGGCCGGGCTGAAGGAGAAGATCAGCGCATGGGCGGACGTGGCGATCCGCCGCTCCGACAACCTCTGGGACTACCGCCGTTACGACGAAGATCGCAATTGGGCGCTGCCCAAGCTGAGTGACATCGGCAACCTCGTTTCCTTCCCGGCCTGCGCCCTGTCCGCCGCCTGGGTGATCGACGATCCGAAGGTGAAGCTCCGCCTCGAGGAAATCGCCGTGGCCCAGGCGGATGCCGCTTTCGGTCGGAATCCGCGCCTCGCAGCCTCTCCGCACAAGCCTGAAATGGGCTTCACGGGCATTGAATACGGCTGGCCGAGGGGCCATCAGGAGAACATCTGCGCTCGCCTGGAGCTCTGCCGTGGATCGATCTCCAGCGGTCCGGGAACGGAGATGTATCCTTTCAATCCGGACGGTGCCTACCGTCACGCGGAAGGATGGGTCTGCTATGGCGCGGCCTGGGGTATCAGCCTCTCTTACATGAGTGCCTATCCATCCGGGAATCTCCCGAAGCCCTGA
- a CDS encoding helix-turn-helix domain-containing protein, translating to MNTTKPTRAQERFNASLHERLKQSSLFRTYQDAFRHATGLPLRIVGADPDGWCLDEESCNRSPFCEKLNVCGKACDACIDTNRRLMQEATVKGPSSCRCFAGLSASAVPVRFGSAIVGYLKTGQVFTRQQTERDFQRMLAAIGRKDISQELSDHLREAYFLTRTIEPERYNSMLTLLQLFADHLSQLADTLSVIEEGSESVSIAKARAFVEKHFREDFCLADVAREAGMSESHFCRTFRGETGLTLTDYVTRYRVEMAKRELLKPQRRVSEIAFEVGFQSLSQFNRGFARITGISPTRWRSDALH from the coding sequence ATGAACACGACCAAACCAACCCGGGCCCAGGAACGCTTCAACGCGTCCCTGCATGAACGGCTGAAACAGTCCTCGCTGTTCCGCACCTACCAGGACGCGTTCCGCCACGCGACCGGCCTGCCGCTGCGCATCGTCGGCGCGGATCCGGATGGGTGGTGCTTGGATGAGGAATCGTGCAACCGCAGCCCGTTTTGCGAGAAGCTCAACGTCTGCGGCAAGGCCTGCGACGCGTGCATCGACACCAACCGCCGGCTGATGCAGGAAGCCACGGTCAAGGGCCCCAGCAGTTGCCGTTGCTTCGCGGGTTTATCCGCCTCAGCCGTTCCCGTGCGGTTCGGTTCGGCCATCGTGGGCTACTTGAAGACGGGACAGGTTTTCACCCGCCAGCAAACGGAGCGCGATTTCCAGCGCATGCTCGCCGCCATCGGCCGCAAGGACATCAGCCAGGAACTCTCGGACCACCTGCGCGAGGCCTACTTCCTGACCCGCACCATCGAGCCGGAACGCTACAACAGCATGCTCACACTGCTCCAGCTTTTCGCCGATCATCTCTCGCAACTGGCCGACACCCTTTCGGTGATCGAGGAGGGTTCCGAGTCGGTTTCCATCGCCAAGGCCCGCGCGTTCGTCGAAAAGCATTTCCGCGAGGACTTCTGCCTGGCCGACGTGGCGCGCGAGGCAGGAATGAGCGAGTCCCATTTCTGCCGCACCTTCCGCGGGGAAACCGGCCTCACGCTCACCGACTACGTCACCCGCTACCGCGTGGAGATGGCAAAGCGCGAGCTGCTCAAACCGCAGCGCCGTGTCTCCGAGATCGCGTTCGAGGTCGGCTTCCAGTCGCTGTCCCAGTTCAACCGCGGCTTCGCCCGCATCACCGGCATCTCTCCCACCCGCTGGCGGAGTGATGCCTTGCATTGA